TTTCGGCAGCAGGGCGCGCAGCGCCGTGACAATGGCCACCGAGTCGTCGCTTAAGTTGAACACATACTGGCCGCGGCCCTTGCCGTAGGTCTGTGCGCCCACGAGGGTCGCGAGCTCCAGGTCCTGCAGCGAACCGGCGAAGAGCTCGGCGGCGCTGGCCGTGAATTCGTTCACCAGCACCACCACCCGGTTGGGCGTCCACTGGCCGGCGCCGGTGGACTCAAAGAGCTCGGGGAGCCGGTTCTTCCCCTCGACGGCGAACAGGATCTCTCCGGCCGTCGGGACCATCGCGTTCAGCATGTTGTACATCACCTGGGTGTCGCCCCCGCCGTTGTCCCGCAGGTCGATGATGACGGAACGGATCCCCTCGTAAGGGATCCGTCGGTAGGCCGTGGTGAAGGCCGCGAAATCCTCCAGTGTGCCGAAACCGGATATGGAAAAATAACCCACGCCGTCGCCGAGGTCCGAGTAGGAGACGTTGGAGGCCTGCAGCGCGGCGCGGACCACCGTGAAAACGCGTTCCGCCGTCTCGTCCGCCCGGCGCACGCCGAGCGTGACGGACGTCCCCTCCTCGCCGCGCAGCAGCTCCGCGGCGGCCTGCCACGGGAAGAGGGAGATGTCGACGCCGTCGATCCGCACAATTCGGTCGTCCCCCCGGAGCCCGGCCTCTTCGGCCGGACTGCCCGGCTGGACGACGTCGATGTAGAGGCCCGGGCCGCGGGTCGCGTCGACTTGGAGCCCCACGCCCACGAAGGGTTGTCCCGTCGGGTACTGCCGCTCGAACTCCGCGCGGGTCAGGTAGCGGGAGTAGACGTCGAGGTCTTCGTACATGACTGACACGAGCTTGTCAAACAGAGCGGGGTCCTCTTCGATCAGCGCGGCCAGCGCGTCGCCCAGCGGCCACTCCGACTCGCTGTCCAGCGCGTACAGAGCGATGATCTCGGAGAGTTGGGTCAGCGTCTCCAGCCGCCCTTCCCCGCCCGCGTCCCCCGCGCCTCCGTCCCCCGCCGCCCGCGCCGCCGCGCTCAGCGGCGCGGCGCACAGCAGCAGCACCGCCAACCAAACGGCCACCACCCGCCGCCCCGCGGCTCTGCAACGCACAATGCACAGGAAATTCTGCATTCTCAATTCTCCATTCTCCATGGGGTGAACCGCCCGCGAAGACGCGGGCGGTTCACCTCTACATGCTCTCGGGCGCGGAGATGCCAAGCAGCGTCAGGGCGTTCTTCAGAACCTGCCGGGTGGCGCCGGCCGCCGCCAGCCGGGCGCGCGCCGTCTCTGCCCCGGCGCCGCGGATATGGCAGGCATTATAAAAGCGGTGGAAACATCCGGCCAGCTCGACGGCGTACCGGTTGATGGCGGCCGGCTCGAAGGCCTGCGCGGCCTGCCGGATCTCATCCGGGTAGCCGGCCAGTTTGCGCAGCAGCTCCCGCTCCTCCGGGGCCGTGAGCCGCGCCGCGGCCGGGACGTCCGGCGCCGCCGGCGTGAGGCCCTCGCCCGCCAGCAGTTTTAGCAGACTGCAGATGCGCGCGTGGGCGTATTGGACATAGTAGACGGGGTTCTCGGCGTCTGTTCGCACGGCGAGATCCATGTCGAACTCCAGGTGGGTGTTCGATTGGCGCTGGTTAAAAAAGAAGCGCGCGGCGTCCACCGGGATCTCGTCGAGCAGGTCGGAGAGGGTGATGGCCCGGCCGGTGCGTTTGGACACGCGCACCACCTCGCCGTCGCGCGTCAGGCGCACAAGCTGCATCAGCACAAAGCGCAGCCGCGCGGGGTCGATGCCCAGCGCCGCCATGCCCGCCTGAAAGCGTAGCGTGTGCCCGTGATGGTCCGCGCCCAGCACATCGACGGCGAGATCGAAGCCGCGCTTTTCAAATTTGTCCCGGTGGTAGGCGATATCGACGGCGTAATAGGTGTAAAAACCGTTCGATTTTTGCAGCACGTCGTCTTTGTCGCCGCCGAACGCCGTGGCGCGAAACCAGAGCGCGCCGTCCTTTTGATAGGTGTGGCCCCGGGCGGTGAGCAGGTCTATTGTCTCCTGCACATACCCGCTCGCGTGCAGTTCGCTCTCTGGGAACCAGCGGTCATAACGGATGCGGTAGCGGGCGAGATCCGCTTGCATCCGTTCGATGTTCTTCGGGAGACCGAAGGCGATGAGCGCGTCGCGCCGCGCGCGCGGCGGCGCGTCCACATAGGCGTCGTCGTGCGCCTCGGCAAACGCCTCCGCGACGGCGCGGATGTCTTCGCCGTGGTAGCCGTCCTCGGGGAAGGGGCAGGCGTCCGGCCCGCGGCGCGCCTGTAAGTAGCGCGCCTCCAGCGAGGCGCCGAACAGCTCGACCTGGTGGCCGGCGTCGTTTAAATAAAACTCGCGGGAAACCGCGTAGCCCGCCGCGTCCAGTACGGCGGCGAGGGTGTCGCCCAACACGCCGCCGCGCGCGTTGCCGATTGTCATGGGTCCGGTGGGGTTCGCCGAGACAAATTCCACCACCACTCGCCGGCTCCGTCCGACGTCCTGCCGGCCGTATGCGTCGCCCTCCGCGGCGATATCGACGAGCACGGCGTCGTACCACGCGTCGGACAGCCGGATGTTGACAAAGCCCGCGCCGGCCGTTTCGACGGACGAAAAATAGGAGCCGGCCGTCTCCATCCGAGAGACCACCGCCTCCGCAATGGCGCGGGGCGGCCGGCGCAGCGTCCGGGCCGCCGCCAGGGCGAAGCCCGTCGCCCAGTCCCCGTGGGCGGCGTCCCGCGGCGCCTCCACCTCGGGCGCGGCGGCGCCGGGCGGCAGCGCGCCCGAGGCCACCGCCGTCTCATAGGCGGCCGTCACCAGCGCCGCGAGCTGCGCCCTGGCCGCCTCCGGCAAATTTGACATGTTCATCTCTCCCCTGCGTCAGGTCTGTGCGGAGACTAACGTGGGTTGACCTGCAACCCACAACCTAAATTTTTGTTTTTTGTTGCCGCTTCGCGGCAACAAGGTACTACAGTGCGGGCGCTCCGCGCGCGACACGCGATTTGGCGGCGTTCGCTGGCTCAGTGTACGCCGGGTTCCGAGACCACCACGCGGATGCGGTTCTCGCCGGTGAGGGCCTCGCCGACGTCGATCTCGTAGTCCACCTCAATCTGTCCGCCGGCGTCGTCCAGCCGGGTCTTCACACGGCGGGCGCTCACGCCGATGGTCAGCGGCCCCTCCTTGGTGTCGTAGTGAGAGAAATGCCGCCGGCCCTGTTCGAACACCATAAAAGAGCAGACAGGGCCCGTGCGCGACAAAATGACCCGCCCGTCCGCCACCCGCAACGTGGTGGTCGTACCGTCGAGCCCCGTGAGCGGGCTCTCCTGATAGGTGATCAGGTAGTCGCCGTCCTCACGCGTTAGACGCCCGAGCGTGATAAGCTCGATCCCGTCTTCCTCTTCAAATTCCGGGAAGCCCTGGCTCCCCCGGATAGAAATGATCACATGTTTGTCCATGCCACCCATTGTACCACACCCGGCGCGCCCTGTCCACCAGCAGAAATCGCCTGCCGGCAAGCGGCACATCTCGCACCGTCTGCTCCCTGCATATACACGGCTCTTTTGAAAGAATGGCCTTCTTCTCTCTTTCCCCGGTTCCTGAACCGCTCAAAGGCCCCGGCGTCCTGAGGAAGGACGCCGGGGCCACACATTTTCGCCGGGTTCCGGCTTGACAGAGTGCAAAATCCCCATTATAATGAGTATGATAAAAAGAGTAAATTAGAGTAAGTTTCACCACTGGTTAGTTGTAACTAGCTGCGCCCGTCGACGGAACCGCTTTTGGTATAACGTATAACGGAACGAGAAGAAAGGGGCACTCGATAATGGATAAAAATGGAAAATCAGTGCAGGGCAAAAAAGGCCTGGCGCGGCTGCTGGAGCTCGGCGCGCGCAAAAGGGGGCTGATCATATGTTCCTGCGCGCTGGCGGTTCTCAGCGTCGCGGCGTCGTTCGCGCCGTTCATCGCCATCTACTATATCATACGCGAGCTCGTCGCCCACTTCGCCGACTTGGAGGCGCTGGACACGGCGCGCATGGTGAGCCTCGGCTGGCTCGCGGCGGACAGCGCCGTGGGCGCGATCGCGCTGAACTTCCTCGCGCTGATGTGCAGCCACCTCGCGGCCTTCAAGACGCAGTATGAACTGAAGCTGGAGTACGCGGCGCATATCGCGTCCCTGCCGCTGGGCTTCCACAGTGCCAACTCCACGGGCAAGCTGCGCAAGATCGTGGACGAGAACATCGAGAAGCTGGAGGGCTTTGTGGCGCACCAGCTGCCGGACATGGCCGGCTCGTTCGCCATGCCGGTCATCACGATAGCCGTGCTGTTCGTGTTCGACTGGCGGTTCGGGCTGGCGAGCCTGGTCCCCATCCTCGTCGCGTACTTCATCCAGATGGCGGCCATGGGAGGCGGGAAATCAAAGAAGTTTATGAAGCAATATCAAGATTCATTGGATGAAATGAGCAACGCCGCCGTGGAGTATGTGCGCGGCATCTCGGTGGTCAAGGCGTTCAACCAGACGATCTTCTCCTTCCGCAAATTCCACCGGATCATCACCGACTACGGGCGTTTCGCCAAAGAATACACGATCTCGTTTGAGAAGTACATGGCGGCGTTCATGACCATCATCTGTCATGTGTATGTGTTCTTGATCCCCGTGATCATCCTGATCGCGGGCGGGGCGCGGGATTACGCGGAGTTCGCGCTGGCGGCCATATTCTACATCATATTTTCCTTCTCGCTGGCGACGCCGTTTACGAAGCTGATGTACGTGTCGTCGCTCAGCATCCAG
The DNA window shown above is from Oscillospiraceae bacterium and carries:
- a CDS encoding PDZ domain-containing protein encodes the protein MQNFLCIVRCRAAGRRVVAVWLAVLLLCAAPLSAAARAAGDGGAGDAGGEGRLETLTQLSEIIALYALDSESEWPLGDALAALIEEDPALFDKLVSVMYEDLDVYSRYLTRAEFERQYPTGQPFVGVGLQVDATRGPGLYIDVVQPGSPAEEAGLRGDDRIVRIDGVDISLFPWQAAAELLRGEEGTSVTLGVRRADETAERVFTVVRAALQASNVSYSDLGDGVGYFSISGFGTLEDFAAFTTAYRRIPYEGIRSVIIDLRDNGGGDTQVMYNMLNAMVPTAGEILFAVEGKNRLPELFESTGAGQWTPNRVVVLVNEFTASAAELFAGSLQDLELATLVGAQTYGKGRGQYVFNLSDDSVAIVTALRALLPKHMAYDGEGITPDIPVPERQYRPYEETLAPLSAGAAVLPTARSARVLGLEQRLALLGFFYGTPDETFDAYTRWALGLFQKRYRLTETAYAGVDTLRVLLTETDRQLERGRPFDAVYETALELARAAAEKPLAKPLPPQGFGE
- the argS gene encoding arginine--tRNA ligase, coding for MSNLPEAARAQLAALVTAAYETAVASGALPPGAAAPEVEAPRDAAHGDWATGFALAAARTLRRPPRAIAEAVVSRMETAGSYFSSVETAGAGFVNIRLSDAWYDAVLVDIAAEGDAYGRQDVGRSRRVVVEFVSANPTGPMTIGNARGGVLGDTLAAVLDAAGYAVSREFYLNDAGHQVELFGASLEARYLQARRGPDACPFPEDGYHGEDIRAVAEAFAEAHDDAYVDAPPRARRDALIAFGLPKNIERMQADLARYRIRYDRWFPESELHASGYVQETIDLLTARGHTYQKDGALWFRATAFGGDKDDVLQKSNGFYTYYAVDIAYHRDKFEKRGFDLAVDVLGADHHGHTLRFQAGMAALGIDPARLRFVLMQLVRLTRDGEVVRVSKRTGRAITLSDLLDEIPVDAARFFFNQRQSNTHLEFDMDLAVRTDAENPVYYVQYAHARICSLLKLLAGEGLTPAAPDVPAAARLTAPEERELLRKLAGYPDEIRQAAQAFEPAAINRYAVELAGCFHRFYNACHIRGAGAETARARLAAAGATRQVLKNALTLLGISAPESM
- a CDS encoding DUF1934 domain-containing protein — translated: MIISIRGSQGFPEFEEEDGIELITLGRLTREDGDYLITYQESPLTGLDGTTTTLRVADGRVILSRTGPVCSFMVFEQGRRHFSHYDTKEGPLTIGVSARRVKTRLDDAGGQIEVDYEIDVGEALTGENRIRVVVSEPGVH
- a CDS encoding ABC transporter ATP-binding protein/permease, with translation MDKNGKSVQGKKGLARLLELGARKRGLIICSCALAVLSVAASFAPFIAIYYIIRELVAHFADLEALDTARMVSLGWLAADSAVGAIALNFLALMCSHLAAFKTQYELKLEYAAHIASLPLGFHSANSTGKLRKIVDENIEKLEGFVAHQLPDMAGSFAMPVITIAVLFVFDWRFGLASLVPILVAYFIQMAAMGGGKSKKFMKQYQDSLDEMSNAAVEYVRGISVVKAFNQTIFSFRKFHRIITDYGRFAKEYTISFEKYMAAFMTIICHVYVFLIPVIILIAGGARDYAEFALAAIFYIIFSFSLATPFTKLMYVSSLSIQISDGIERMDGMLAVRPLPEAKHPKTAAEYTVSFENVVFSYGGGGENGGGDESESQAAALGGVSFTARQGEATALVGPSGSGKSTIAHLIPRFYDVSGGAIKIGGVDIRDMASETLMSIVGFVFQDVFLFKQSVADNIMIGDKNASRGQAIAAAKAAQCHEFVERLPQGYDTVIGSSGVHLSGGERQRIVIARAILKNAPILVLDEATAFADPENEQKIQLALSELMRGKTVIIIAHRLSTVRGADKILVVDRGKIVEEGSHETLARAGGRYSRMWEQYTGAMGWTLGGISAEPARQDKKMEVAANVRN